A window of the Bacillus andreraoultii genome harbors these coding sequences:
- the asd gene encoding aspartate-semialdehyde dehydrogenase gives MANNGFHVAVVGATGAVGEQIVQTLIDRHFPISKLSLLSSSRSAGKTILFKGEPITVQEAKPESFEGVDIALFSAGGSISKQLAPEAVKRGAVVVDNTSAFRMDPNVPLIVPEVNEEDLKNHQGIIANPNCSTIQMVVALEPIRQTFGLNKVIVSTYQAVSGAGSQAVQELYNQSRDVLDNKEIEANILPVKGDKRHYQIAFNAIPQIDLFQDNGFTFEEMKMINETKKIMHMPELKIAATCVRIPVERGHSESVYFETGADNISPNEIKNILSKAPGIILEDNANEQLYPMAITAAGKRDVFVGRIRKDLDETNGFHMWVVSDNLLKGAAWNSVQIAESLIRLELLTKK, from the coding sequence ATGGCGAATAATGGTTTTCATGTAGCAGTGGTTGGTGCAACAGGTGCAGTTGGGGAACAAATTGTCCAAACTTTAATAGATAGACATTTTCCTATTTCTAAATTATCACTTCTATCTTCATCACGTTCTGCAGGAAAAACAATTTTATTTAAAGGTGAACCTATAACAGTTCAAGAGGCGAAACCCGAAAGTTTTGAAGGGGTAGATATCGCTTTATTTTCTGCAGGGGGAAGTATATCGAAACAATTAGCACCTGAAGCTGTAAAAAGAGGTGCAGTTGTAGTAGATAATACGAGCGCCTTCCGAATGGATCCTAATGTTCCACTTATTGTACCAGAAGTAAATGAAGAAGATCTGAAAAATCACCAAGGGATTATTGCAAATCCGAACTGCTCAACAATTCAAATGGTTGTTGCGCTTGAACCAATACGACAAACATTCGGCTTAAATAAAGTCATCGTTTCTACTTATCAAGCAGTAAGTGGTGCAGGTAGCCAAGCCGTCCAAGAATTATATAATCAGTCAAGGGATGTATTAGATAATAAAGAGATTGAAGCAAATATTTTACCGGTTAAAGGTGATAAAAGACATTATCAAATTGCGTTTAATGCAATACCACAAATTGATCTTTTTCAAGATAATGGCTTTACTTTTGAAGAAATGAAAATGATTAATGAAACGAAAAAAATTATGCATATGCCTGAATTAAAAATTGCAGCAACTTGTGTAAGAATTCCTGTTGAAAGAGGACATTCCGAGTCCGTATATTTTGAGACAGGTGCTGACAATATTAGCCCGAATGAAATAAAAAATATTTTATCGAAAGCTCCAGGAATTATATTAGAAGATAATGCAAATGAACAACTCTACCCTATGGCAATTACAGCTGCTGGGAAAAGAGATGTATTTGTTGGACGAATTCGTAAAGATTTAGATGAGACAAATGGTTTCCATATGTGGGTTGTGTCGGATAATCTATTAAAAGGAGCTGCGTGGAATTCTGTACAAATCGCTGAAAGTTTAATTCGGCTTGAACTTCTTACTAAAAAATAA